Below is a window of Acidobacteriota bacterium DNA.
GCAGCGAATCTGGTTGGACAAAAAGGTAAAGTTCTAGCTATCGAACCAGATATGTGGCTAGTCAACATCCTACGAAAATCATCGCAATTAAAAACAAACATTCATCTTTGTGTAGATGTTCTTCCAGTTGCAGTTTCGGATTCTGTTGGGATTGCAAAATTTAATATCGCAAAACGTGGAAGAGCTGCCAACTACTTGAACAATTGTGATGGATCATCTCAGACTGGTGGAATACGTGAGATCCAGCTTGTTCCGACTGTGAGTTTGGATTGGTTGCTGGATAAATATGCTGTCCCCAATATTATTAAGATAGATGTTGAAGGTGCTGAATACCTGGTTTTAAAAGGAGCAGAAAAAATGCTATCAGAAGTGAAGCCAATAATTTTGTGCGAAGTTTCGTCAAATCTGATTGAAGATGTTAGCGATATTTTAAAGAAACATGGCTATTCTCTCTATGATGCAGAATTGGAAAAAGAAAATAGAAAGCTCTTGAGTAGTGCCGTGTGGCACACCTTAGCCTATCCGCCAAGCCATGCTCAAATTTAAAAAATCTGCCAAGGCATTGGAATAAATGGGCTTAATTTTTCATTTGCTCCAAGGTTTTTAGTTTCTATTCCTTATGGATGCAAAGATTTATGCAAGCAAAAAAATAGGGCTATAGAAAAAGCATAAACTATCAAAGGCAATGATGCCAATTTCGGGAAATGGTTTTTTAAAAAGAGGATTTGACATCTTCCTTTCCTCCGTTGGTCTGCTCATTTCTCTCCCTCTCTGGGTTATCATTTCCCTCTTGATCAAGGTTGAGGATGGCGGACCAGTCTTATACAGGCAGGAAAGGATCGGCAGGAGAGGCAAGATTTTTAAAGCGTTGAAGTTCCGCTCCATGATTCCTGATGCCGAGAAGCATACCGGTCCGGTCCAGGCCAGCCGGAATGATCCTCGCGTCACGCGCGTTGGAAGGGTTCTGAGAAAAACTGCTATGGATGAACTTCCCCAGCTTGTCAATATCTTGAGGGGTGATATGTCCTTTGTTGGTCCGAGAGCTCTGCGGCCCAAAGAGATTTTGCA
It encodes the following:
- a CDS encoding FkbM family methyltransferase produces the protein MIQEMGRMDSLNQFPPHFGTLRFAAANLVGQKGKVLAIEPDMWLVNILRKSSQLKTNIHLCVDVLPVAVSDSVGIAKFNIAKRGRAANYLNNCDGSSQTGGIREIQLVPTVSLDWLLDKYAVPNIIKIDVEGAEYLVLKGAEKMLSEVKPIILCEVSSNLIEDVSDILKKHGYSLYDAELEKENRKLLSSAVWHTLAYPPSHAQI
- a CDS encoding sugar transferase, giving the protein MMPISGNGFLKRGFDIFLSSVGLLISLPLWVIISLLIKVEDGGPVLYRQERIGRRGKIFKALKFRSMIPDAEKHTGPVQASRNDPRVTRVGRVLRKTAMDELPQLVNILRGDMSFVGPRALRPKEILQKGVNGKNGEIIRLEDISGFEERLKVRPGLTGLAQIFAPRDAHHHSKFRFDLLYVRKMNLWLDLYLIFQSFFITFRARWE